The DNA region GCTGCTGCTACTGCTTCTGCCCGTTTTAATATTGGTGTAGTGACTGTAAAGGCAATATCGTTACTATTACCTTCATGGATTGATTGAATAATTAAGTCTACATCGACGTTTTGCCGAGCAATTTCTCCAAATAACTTGGCTGCTACCCCTGGCTTATCGGGGACTCGTAACAAAGCCACCCTGGCTTGATTGGTATCAAATTCTACCGCATCCACAGGACGGGCAATTTCCAGATTGATTAGCGATCGCTCTTGGGGTTTGGAAGATGTTACCCAAGTACCGGGGTCATCTGTCCAACTAGACCGCACTACCAAAGGTACACCATAGTTCCTGGCAATTTCCACTGAGCGCGGATGTAATACTTTTGCCCCCAAGCTTGCCAGTTCGAGCATTTCATTACAGGTAATCGCATCCATCAACTGGGCTTCGGGAACTAAGCGGGGGTCTGTAGTTAAAATCCCTGGTACGTCTGTATAAATTTCACAAAAATCTGCTTGGATTGCTGCTGCTAATGCCACGGCTGAAGTATCCGAACCACCACGTCCCAAGGTAGTAATTTCTAATTCTCCAGTGCTGGATATGCCTTGAAAGCCAGCTACCACAACTACTTTACCTTCTCTAATATGCCGCAACAGGCGGTCTGTTTCGATGCGTAAAATTCGGGCGCGGGTGTGTTCAGCTTCTGTTACAATTCCTACTTGTGCGCCAGTCATGGAAATTGCTGGTTGTCCAATTTCTTGCAATGCCATACTGAGTAAAGCAATCGTCACCTGTTCCCCAGTAGATAGCAACATATCCATTTCCCGGCGATTAGGATTTTGAGAAATTTCGTTGGCTAGTTTGACAAGTCCATCTGTAGTTTTCCCCATTGCGGAAACTACGACAACCAAAGAGTTTCCGGCTTTAACTGTTTTAGAGACACGCTGTGCAACAGCTTGGATGCGTTCGACTGAACCGACAGATGTACCACCGAATTTCTGAACTATAAGCGCCATATCTTTGTCTTAAATGAAGTTTGCCTACTTTCATCAAGGCTCCTACCGGGTTAGGAAGCTTTGAAGGCATTAGCAGTAGTTATTTAGTTTACAGAAAATATTGGGTAGTTTGAAATTTTCATAAAAATAAAAAAAGGCAAAAGCCAAAGAAATTTTCTTTTGACTTTTGCCTTTTTACTGTTTACTTATATTTATTCGCCTGCTGCACGCTTAACTTGTCGGGATTCCAACCACAAGGGAATGACAATCACAGCAACTAAAATCAGTAAGGCTGCGATCGCAAATTGGCTTACCCAAGCAACTAATTGTTCTAAAGAAA from Aulosira sp. FACHB-615 includes:
- a CDS encoding aspartate kinase, yielding MALIVQKFGGTSVGSVERIQAVAQRVSKTVKAGNSLVVVVSAMGKTTDGLVKLANEISQNPNRREMDMLLSTGEQVTIALLSMALQEIGQPAISMTGAQVGIVTEAEHTRARILRIETDRLLRHIREGKVVVVAGFQGISSTGELEITTLGRGGSDTSAVALAAAIQADFCEIYTDVPGILTTDPRLVPEAQLMDAITCNEMLELASLGAKVLHPRSVEIARNYGVPLVVRSSWTDDPGTWVTSSKPQERSLINLEIARPVDAVEFDTNQARVALLRVPDKPGVAAKLFGEIARQNVDVDLIIQSIHEGNSNDIAFTVTTPILKRAEAVAAAIAPALRNPSNPKSDEAEVMVEQDIAKVSIAGAGMIGRPGVAAKMFATLAEAGVNIQMISTSEVKVSCVVDAVDCDRAVTALSNAFEIELEDGGQERQGRQGGQGGQNISPLSTPSPLSAISSPTPYSRPVCGVALDLNQARLAIRQVPDKAGMAAKLFGILAQHNISVDMIIQSQRCRIIDGVPKRDIAFTVPRMDGETAQKLLTQVAAELGWGEVVLDSAIAKVSIVGAGMVAQPGVAAKMFEALAQHQINIQMIATSEIKISCVVAQEQGVKALQAIHAAFELAGSEKFVVPV